GTTTCGTTAAAttctagaccaaaatttgttttattattatttttcaatttaaacctcttttatcgcgattctgatcacgattgcacatcaaatcatcgtggctttagtgtatctttagttctcacatcgattcgctgtagattcgtgtttaaattttgaaatttagcataaattaaaataagttgcaaaattcccaacttcagccatgtgcaacaatttccacatcacccatgcgggaaaccgataatggggtaattcatgcgttccaaactgtcaaaattccaaaacgtcattgccaatctccggttcgctgcttttgttctcgggccgagactctgcatgaaactgaaaaaatatcgagtgcggcactagagtttcagttccaagatggcggcgaaactcgtgcggaactagcgcgagtttcttcaaagaaacactttgacagctctgagtgcggcactcagtgtggcactagccatcaaacgaacgtaccaatagAATAGGTAAAggtacccagtcaaatcaatccgaattctgaaacagaacctaattagaatcgtatacaatttcggattgagttaactgggtagAATTACCACTCGTTGCTCGCTCCATATAATCGCTTGGCGACACTGCCGACAGCGCCATCATCAGGCCTAACGAGGAACTAAAAAGTCTGCAAACTAATGGtccgttcgtttgatggctagttcggcactgagtgccgcattCAGAACTGTCAACgtgtttttttgaagaaactcgcgctagttccgcacgagtttcgtcGCCATCTTGAGACTGAAattctagtgccgcactcgatattttttcagtttcatgtgATTTCCAAGCACACTAACAAATGACGTTCGTTTGATCCGTAACTGGCACCGACTAGTGCGGCACTcgtggtacgttcgtttgaagagccggtgcggtactgagtgccgcactcgtcggtgccagtttcgGTTCAAACGAACGTCATTTGTTAGTGTACGTGGAAcacgcatgaaactgaaaaaaatatcgaatgtggcactagagtttcagttccacgatggcgacgaaactcgtgcggaactagcgcgagtttcttcaaagaaacactttgacagctctgagtgcggcactcagtgccgaactagccatcaaacgaacgttaACGTTCAACAACGTTCAAAAACCCTGCACATACTAGAGACTGGTTCATTGAAGGCATAATTTGTACGGGCTCCAGGTATTACGAGAAAAGAGTGTGAGCGAAGCACCTGGCGTCTAATGTTGACGTTCAGTTCACTCGTACGAAAAGGACAGTTGATGTTTGATCGGAAAAGGTCAGCAACAAAAAAGGCTTTAGCAGCTTCTCTACGAACACTCAAAGGAGCAAGGTGGAGCATAGAGCAACGAGTTTCGTAATTTGGACACTCACCAAGATGTCTTAAAGcaaatcttataaatttacGTTGAATCGCTTCGATTCGTCCAATGTTATTATGATAATATGGAGCCCACACAACTGAACCGTACTCTAGGGTGAAGCGAACTAAGGAAAGATAGAGAATTTGTAGGCAATTGATGTCGCGAAAATATTTGgtcattcaaaaaattattcctAGCTGTTTAGAAGCCTTCGAGCACAAATAGGAAATGTGGTTTTTAAAAGAAAGCTTCTATTCCAACAACATGCCTAAAtccttgacaaaaaaaaaagtcacgaGTAAGATGGTTACAAAGAATTTTGTAACTGAAAAACGTTGGGCAGCGTTTACGGGTGAATGTAATTGTCGAACATTTAGAAGGATTGAGAACCATCTGATTCAAGCGGCACCAGTCAGCAAATAAATCAACCTGAGCTTGCAAATCTTTCATGTCAGTAGGTCtcttaattaaaacaatttaaaatcgtCAGCGTAGCATAGTTTAGGACAGCGAAGCAGGAAATTGACATCATTGATATACAACAGGAAAAGAAACGGCCCTAAATGACTTCCCTGTGGAACACCCGAGGTAACAGAAAATAGTTCTTCCGGTCAGGTAGGAGTTAACCATAGAATAGGTATAGGTAGAATTACAACTCGTTGCTCTTCCCATATAATCGCTTGGCGACACTGCCGACAGTGCCATCATCAGGCCAAACGGGGAACTAAAAAGTCTGCAAACTAAATGAGGTGCGCATTTTTTTGACACGCTGTCATTTGCAGTGACGGATCGCGGGCGCAATTTTATTTGACATTTCTcgggttatttttcaaaaggtccttagCGCCAGTTGTTAACAAAGCGGTTTTTTAATCGGTTCTCAATCAATTTACgaacaatcaaaataaaaaatgctttgaattgttcatctgcacgtcctttaaatgctctttactgaaaaaaataaatgaaagttgatttgtttcaatttcgcaagcttgagtgcTTCGGAGGTTCAGAGCTGGAAGAGCTTATCGGGATTTCTCGCAGGATAAAAgctatactattttttttcgctggGGATCTCCGCTCGGTGGCTATCCCTAATCACGTGGCATTTCCCCTTTTGTCATCGATTCTTTTCGGTCGTTCCCCAGAAACGCACCACAGCTAATAATTTAACAGTTGGAGAACCTAAAAAACATTCCTGTTGCCAAGTGTCTGTACCGGCGAAAAAATCGTCCCTGTAGCTGAGTTTGAGTGCTGGCGAAAGACCGATCCAAAGAACTTCGTAAGCTCTTGCAGTTATGAACCACCGGAACGTACGGAACGCTAAAGTTTGCATTTGCAAGACATTCTTTTTAATTACTgtcgaaataaaatccaaagtttttttttaaaaggtcctttcagctattgtctttcatatgtttaaaaaaaactctagaaatataatttacaataaaaaaaaccattgacattattgcgcattttgcactttaCTAGAGTCTTGCGCAGTTATTTTCATCACAGCAACTTTTTATCACAGTGATTTTTCATCACAGTTGTGTCGTTTCCAAGGGTTGTCAAGGTATGTAAACTGTATATGTTTTGATTTCTATTTTTGGAATGTCGGGCCATGTTACGAAAATTCTACTCATCCTTTGTGTTTCAGGATCCAATCTAAAGAGGACTTAGACTTCCGTGCCGGATGTGGATGGACGACCAGCTGTTGGATTCGTTTCACGCAGAAATCTTCCTTCTTTGTTGAATCGGCAGCCCCAGCGTCTGATCCGAGCATGCTGAGAGGGCGGGCTTGCCCTCCTTGGCGTCGGAGGCGAGTGGCTTCTGGGTATTCGTCCTTGGCGTTGACGGCGCGATGAGGCGCCAGACGACAGAGGTGCTCTTATAACGGATGGATGTAGGCAAATGccatacacagctaaaaaagtagtaatccagctgcgtgtaaaaggcctgggtgtaaaataaatattgcattattttatgcaatttcatgtgattttacaccctgaaatatgtagcccatcagtatgggaaacctacttgaccgaaatgtcaagctgatatatgcgtttatcctttcacctttacatcggtctgatggccgagtgggctaagtcgccagtccttactgttggtgctgggtttgaatcccgtcggttgcaacttttttttgtgttagcaaaaattgtacatgcagtgtgtaatattaagtgtttattttgacgaaggtgatgtgcatgcttttgcatgcgattttaccatcggattttttgctgtgtacaggACTTACACTGTCCAGGCCGATAAAACCGAAACGGACGCGCGCTCGCGAAATCTCCGGGTTCCATCTTTTGTGCGGTCATTGATGATCAACACACCGAGGATCACGTCTTATCCATTATGACACCAGGTTGGAGAAGTCCCCTCAATACTGATGTGAAGGGTTATGTTGGAGAGTGAGGTTGACTTCCACTGCACACTGGGAAAAAAGGGACCCGCAGCCCCATGAATTAGATGCCGCTGAAATTTTAACTTGGAAATATGTgtttattatgtaaaaaaatccggggaattgAATGGTGATGGTTTCGTCTGCCGGAGATATTaggaaagggtccattttgcccaaaTATCCCCTAAAATGCaacctttttatattttatgctACATTCCGTGAAATACCGCAGGTTTTTagacttcaaaataagtgaactttatgtaaaaaatcatgacaaatcgattggtgaaggtttcacgtgccggagacaccgagaaaggtctcattttgccccaattaaccctatattcgattttttcatctAATTTGCTCTACACTGTAAAGTGCCGCAGGTTTTCagacttcaaaataagtgaactttatgtaaaaaaccatgacaaatcgattggtgaaggtttcacgtgccggagacaccgagaaaggtcttattttgccccaattaaccctatattcgattttttcatctAATTTGCTCTACACTGTAAAGTGCCGCAGGTTTTCagacttcaaaataagtgaactttatgtaaaaaaccatCTCATGCGAATAGATTTTTTATTCCTGtcaaatgttgaattttaaaatctgaaaagcatgtatttgaatattaaatgtaaaatttgctcaatgtaaatgtttttaaaagcgtaaatttcaattcaaagaGATTGTTATTGCCAATGACAGTTCATTATTCATGATGCTTCCGAGGAAGAGTGCAGGAATGTTTTGAAGATTTCCTAATTGTAAAAGTGGTGTGTTTAGTGATTGGAGATTGAAGTAAATGTCGATTGTTTACGATTGACGAACACGTCGATTGTTTACGATTGGAATTATCAAGTTGGTAAGTTGAGGCGTTCATTTGCGGGTGCCGTCAGGAGCAGCACCAAATTTTaaagatcttgaaaattatatCTGTATTTAGAAATTGTGATTAcagaataataaataaatactgGTACAGCTGTTGTTGCTGCGGCGTCGCAAAGATCTGGCGGGGTGGGTTGCCGGCAAGCCTGCCGGAAGCGGCTGCTGACGATCTTTGCTGAGGCGTTGCGCCTGCGGCGGCGGGTACTTGGGAATGTCCTTTTTCCAATCTCGACCGACTGGATGGTGGCGTTTGCCGGCGGATTGTACGGGAACATGGCATCTTCGAATCCCCGTACAAATCGTAGTGATCGTCGTAGGGCGATTGCTGTTGATGGAGCTGCTGCTGTTGGATCTGCTGCGGCTGCGGTTGAGCCTGCTGGATCGGGGCCTGCTGTTGGGGAAGATGCGGCGGAGGCTGCTGCGGAATCATCTGAGCTGGTTCGAATAGTGATGCTGCTTAACCGGTCGCTGGTCCAACATTCGCTCCGGAACTCCACCTACTGGTAAAACAATTGCGTTGTTCATCTTATTGCTCTGGACACTTCCGGACAGCGCTCCTGCACTGTTTCTGTGCTCGACCTGACCTCCGGCAACACCACCCGGACCAACCATCGGCAAACCACAATCGTTGGTCTTGTTCATGGTCTGGTTCTTGAACTGCAGTGACGTGGTCACCTTGCAATCACTACCTCTACGATCCTTCTCCTTGCTACTCCTCTGGTTCAACAGCTTCTTCTTGTTATTATAGTTCGCCATCCTGTCCGAGCTGTACCGACTTCCGTCGTTACGACCATCACGATACTGACCATCGTGCTGCTGCACCTGTTGATCGTACTCCCTCTCCATGCCACCACGATCGTGATCAACCCGACGCCGGTCAGCCGGCGGCCTCGGACGACCTCCACCGGTCCACTCATCGATCGCTCACCGGGACTGCCGACTGGTGCGGCGCATGTTTTGGCTAGAGCGCGGCTTGCCAACGCTGCCACTGCTGTTGTTCATGCCGCCGACGCCACCGCCCAGCTCGGGGAATTCCTCCGGCCGCGGGAGAGACTTGCGCGGACGTGTGTGCTTGTTCACGTTGTTCGACTTGGAGTACACTTCCTCGTCCTCCCAGTTGCGAGTGTACTTGTTGAAACCGCGGCTGGAGGGGAatttctgtttaaaaaaaaaacactttacaaCAAACCTCCTTCCAAAATAATCACGTATAATGCCTTCTCCTGCGAACCCTCGGCGGACAATCCTCGCTCCGGATGTCGTATCAGTTCCGCCCGCGAATTGCCACTTCCGAATCGTCTTCGAAGCCATCGACTTTTCCACTCCCTTCCGTCCTGCACTgccatgacttttttttatcttatgtAATCTGTCAGTCTGGCCAGTTTGGCACGTTTGATGAGAAGACTATAGTTGACCCACTCCAGTCGGGTTTATTTCAGTATAacagttttgattcaaacgtTACGGATTTTGTTTACAGATATATTTTAATAGAGCGTTACAACTTtagtaaggctggtacaaatattatttataaagttttttttcgatcaacattaattttttttaggaaataattttgtttgccgctcgattttttgagtaaattttgagGGGATTGGGTGaccaaaactttaaattaatttgCAGAGGCCTTAGAATTATCTTATACACGATGTGTTTgtccaaacatacaaaaaattgaCAAGTCTCATATTTGGCATCATGAAAGATGAGATCTTTCCTTACATTTTGCGGTGTGAATCAAAGTATTTCGTAGAAATTATAGggcaattttctattttttaattttgcaattttgaaaattttctgaaaatcggTAGATTTATGTAAATAtctatcaaatttcttatgaataaaCTTTGAGACACTCTAAACTACATATTTGAGCAATGTTTGATTTACAATTTAGGTTTTTGTATTGCCCAATAACAAGAGATATAAGGTTTAAAATATgagatttataaataaaacaacttaattttaatttggtttTGAGGCAACcatggaaaaatatcaaataaattttattttatcaaatatcATTCAGGGCCTGTGGATTGTTTTAACCCTTACCATCCAGAAAAAAATCACGATTtcaaaatccagagttttttttcaataggtcCTATAcacatatggaagacaatagcttattggacctttgcaaaaaaaaatcttaagaatgAATTGGGTCAATCGTCTACCGTAGTCGTTGAGGGAAAAAACGCAGCAATACCCGTTCTTGAAAAAATGGCTTTAGAGCCCTATTACATGTTCGGGATGAAGAGTCTGTAGCATTTGTCAGTAAATTGTCCATGGTACAGACTTTTCTGACAGCTGCTCCTGTGTATAACAGTATACCAGATCACCGACAGCCAAAACGTCAGAAGTTTAATTTTGCGGCCACGAAAACACCTCAAAAAGTAAGGTaagtgattgtaaaattttaaatcatttggaaaaaaacctgttaaataattttgttctcCCATTTTCAGATCCCGAACATGAACGTGGTAATCTTGTCCATCACCGTGGTGCTGGGAATGCTCGACATCTGACAAGGTGTTGCTGTGTGCCGAACTCAGCCCGGGAGCGGAAAGCAGGAGGTTTGCCCGGCAAGTGCCGCATCGACATCAACGGGTACCTCATCGAGATCGTCATCTGTCTGATGAACGGCATCTTGTGGCAACCGCACAAATTCCGTTGCCTCCAGAACCGGGCGTAGGAGTTTAAATAGTGCCATTAAAGCTTCACTAGTTTTGCTGGTGCACGATAAGGTAAATTACGATTGGATTTGGACGAGctgctttttaatttatttttcgttttagaATGTTTACAATTGTGCCACCAAAAACAAGACCGGCCACGGATCGACCAAGACAGTGCTGCTTACGGGAGAACTGCTGAGGCTGGCGGACCTGTCTTTCGAACAGCCCGGGACACGTAAGTCATCCGCGCACAACTTTCGTCGTCATTACACAAAAGTGCATTGACCTCGCCCTCAACTCGTTTGACCAAATGGACAAATCTTCCCTCGGACAAGCGCCGAACAAGTTTACCACCTCACCCAAGTCAAGGACGACACCCGTGACGGACTAGATCAACGACGGAAACTGGTTTCAGGAACGGCTGCGGTTTTAATGCACAGGTCACCGTCGTGCGCTACCAGGAGGAAAGCTGTCTAAGCGAGGACCTCATTGGACTGGATCTGTTCACCGGCTAGCCGATGAAATAATTCGATCAACTCGATCAAGGGTCAACAGATGACGATGGGAAAACAAATCGTAAGTACTCATTCTTGGAATTACGAATTTAAATTGTCATTTTTAGCCAAAGATTCTCTCACCTCGTTGAATTTAGAGTTCGatatacatttcaaaatatttgaatgtgTATGCTGCCCGCAGTACCGCATAAAAccaaatattatgaaatttaCATCGGATTCTAAATTCaacgaggatttttttttttgctttggtaaatttacatcgatttcatcggaaaatttcatgttttcaaagcCCTTTTTGTACCGCACGTTTAAATCGGATgacatgtaaatttccaatgaatttgatgtaaattcgcatcattaatgacgtgcacttttggtacatcataaatgatgtaaatttacccgattttttttttctgtgtagggttGGCGGTAATTGATATGAAAAATTACGtatgtttataaattaaaattgattcaGCCCACTGTGTTGTGATATACAAACAACCTCTACAAGCTCTGTGGAATTTGTGAAATTACAACGAAACTAGGATTTCTTTACACCCAAATCACCTGCCAGCGGAGAGGAGACAGCGCAACCTGGATGAGGTGATGTTATCCCGGCAACCCTACCAAAAATCAGGTAATAAATCTGAtctgaaatttttatattgaccaGAGGAAAGATTGGTCCGAGCTGGTGCTATAATAGCCTGTTGCATTTAAACTGCATTCAGCCGTTACTGTTGTGCTAGCCTACTGTCACCAAAAATCGTAACCCGTGCCGTCACTCTGCCGATTTGCTGTTGTTGGTGCTCGACGGTATTGTTGATCTGTTCGCGATGTCTGACGAGGAAGAAATTATTTGTGCTAGCTGCGAAAAGAAGAATTGTGACCCAAAAAAAGGGATTGGATGTTGCCATTGCCACAAGTGGGAGCACTTcaaatgcaaaaatgttttggaGAAGGCAATCCCAAAATTACGATCGAAGCCGTACTTCTGTTCGGACGGCTGCCTGGCCGCACACGAAAGTGTACCGCGCAGTTCAGCTGTGGATGCAGAGTTGCTGAACCGTATGAATGAGCTGATGTCGGAGGTGAAGGGCATTAAAAATACTGTCACAGAAATCGAAAAATCACAAACATTCATTTCTGGTGAATTCGACAAGCTCATGAAGGAGATGGTCGTCCTGAAGAAGGATCACAACaatttaactaaaaatgttgGCGACCTCTATGGAAAACACCAAACTGTAAACACCAAGGTTAGTCAGCTCGAGCTCGAGGTGGACCGCCTCGCCAGAGCTGGACTAACCAACAATATGGTTATTCTTGGCTTACCGTCTACGAAGGACGAGGATGTGGGTGATCTGGTGCGCAAGGTTGCCACCTCAGTGGGATACAACCTGCCAGAGGGAGCTATTAAGGAGGCGAAGCGGCTGTTCCCCAAGGATAAAAACAACACTCGAGCAACGATCCCGATCAAGGTGACATTCTCCGATGAGCGGATCAAGGAAGGACTTTTTGCCGGCAAGAAAGCTCGTGGACAACTACTGCCTTCGTCTGTTGACCCGAAGTTCGGTTCTTCCAACAGTAGAATAATGCTGCGCGATGAAATGACTTCTTTTGGCATGAACCTACTGAAGGAGACCCGTGAAGCTGAGTACCTGACTGACTACAAGTTCATCTGGCCTGGGCGTAATGGTGTGGTGCTGGTGAAAAAATCGGAGAACTCACCGGTGCACGTGATTCGCTCAACCGCAGATCTTCATAAGCTGGAACACACAAGCTCACACAAGCGCCCGCTCAGTTCATCTGAGAATTCATCGCCGGAACTCAGCCAACCAATTGAGCGTCCCGGACGCCAGAAGATACCACGCAAGTAGTGGAAAAGCTGTCGATTTTGTATTTGTCTTTTgctttatttgattttaatgtttaataccAATAAAAGTTATGATTGTATTGATGAGTGGATTGTGAGCAATAAAAATTCTCCCTGTTTTA
This is a stretch of genomic DNA from Culex pipiens pallens isolate TS chromosome 1, TS_CPP_V2, whole genome shotgun sequence. It encodes these proteins:
- the LOC128093183 gene encoding uncharacterized protein LOC128093183 is translated as MEREYDQQVQQHDGQYRDGRNDGSRYSSDRMANYNNKKKLLNQRSSKEKDRRGSDCKVTTSLQFKNQTMNKTNDCGLPMVGPGGVAGGQVEHRNSAGALSGSVQSNKMNNAIVLPVGGVPERMLDQRPVKQHHYSNQLR